A window of the Lactuca sativa cultivar Salinas chromosome 7, Lsat_Salinas_v11, whole genome shotgun sequence genome harbors these coding sequences:
- the LOC111883807 gene encoding phospholipase SGR2 isoform X2 produces the protein MAESSGKYEDAKTFAEMLRNTSSNIRRLADEIQQCEGRQKYLAQTGSPSDGGDVRWYFSKVPMAETELAAAVPITEVVGKGDYFRFGMRDSLAIEASFLQREEELLSNWWKEYGECSVGPKGSLSSIPESDPQSYDLPSSQSSKLYTDEEERVGVPVKGGLYEVDLLRRHSFPVYWNGDNRRVLRGHWFARKGSLDWLPLREDVAEQLEFAYRGKVWHRRTFQPSGLFAARVDMQGSTPGLHALFTGEDDTWEAWLYIGLSGFGSMVSFGVTGLKLRRGYARSQSAKPTQDELRQKKEEEMDDYCSQVPVRHLVFMVHGIGQSLQKANLVDDVGTYRQVTESLADLHLTNYQRESQRVLFIPCQWRKDLKLSGESAVERCTLPGVRGLRVTLSATVHDVLYYMSPIYCQDIIDSVSNQLNRLYLKFLKRNPGYDGKVSLYGHSLGSVLSYDILCHQEKLSSPFPMEWLYNDHNTHEISPEGNSSLSSGGEDLTTNNEGVLVIPPASVDTEAMLPETHAQESEKNDDLDESRNDEGVLVIPPSADTEAILPETHAQESEKNDDLDESTGSNSETITNQIDEEVNKNDEDVVIRSLKEEIDILNARIKELESHRVEENKQEASIMTNESGSKSSTSLKNETMKSYRPYIKYTKLLFKVDTFFAVGSPLGVFLALRNIRIGVGRGKDYWEDETINEEMPSCRQMFNIFHPYDPVAYRIEPLVCKEHIDRHPVIIPYHRGGKRLHVGYQEFVEQVALRSQAVADNISHLRVKVLTACQSRDSDGQEETSEEAEERGRPYGAIMMERITGSEDGRIDHVLQL, from the exons ATGGCGGAAAGCAGTGGGAAGTATGAAGACGCAAAAACTTTTGCTGAGATGTTACGGAATACGTCGTCGAATATAAGGAGGTTAGCTGATGAGATACAGCAGTGTGAGGGGCGGCAGAAGTATCTTGCACAGACTGGAAGCCCGTCGGATGGGGGTGATGTTAGATGGTACTTTTCAAAGGTGCCAATGGCGGAAACTG AGCTAGCTGCTGCTGTCCCAATTACGGAAGTAGTAGGGAAAGGTGATTATTTTCGATTTGGTATGAGGGATTCTCTTGCAATAGAGGCATCGTTCTTGCAG AGAGAAGAGGAGTTGCTCTCTAATTGGTGGAAAGAGTATGGTGAATGTAGTGTAGGTCCAAAAGGGTCACTTTCATCCATTCCCGAATCAGATCCACAATCATACGATTTACCTTCCAGTCAATCAAGCAAACTATACACAGATGAAGAAGAGAGAGTTGGTGTCCCTGTGAAAGGAGGCTTGTATGAG GTAGACTTATTAAGAAGACATAGTTTTCCTGTTTATTGGAATGGAGACAATCGGCGTGTTCTAAGAGGCCATTGGTTTGCTCGTAAAGGGAGTCTTGATTGGCTTCCACTTCGTGAAGATGTTGCTGAACAGTTGGAGTTTGCTTATCGTGGCAAG gtttGGCACCGAAGAACATTTCAACCATCTGGATTATTTGCAGCCCGGGTTGATATGCAAGGGTCCACCCCa GGGCTGCATGCTCTTTTTACTGGAGAGGATGATACATGGGAGGCTTGGCTATATATTGGCTTATCTGGATTTGGTAGCATGGTTAGTTTTGGAGTGACTGGACTTAAGTTAAGGCGTGGGTATGCTCGATCACAATCAGCAAAGCCAACCCAG GATGAGTTACGCCAGAAGAAAGAGGAAGAAATGGATGATTACTGCTCACAG GTCCCAGTTCGTCATTTGGTATTCATGGTTCATGGCATTGGTCAAAGTTTACAGAAAGCAAATTTGGTTGATGATGTTGGCACTTATCGCCAAGTTACAGAAAGTCTTGCTGATTTACACCTAACAAATTATCAACGTGAATCCCAAAGAGTTCTTTTTATTCCATGTcag TGGAGGAAAGACTTAAAGCTGAGTGGTGAATCTGCTGTAGAAAGATGTACATTACCTGGTGTACGTGGATTAAGGGTGACATTGAGTGCAACTGTTCATGATGTGTTGTATTACATGAGTCCAATCTATTGCCAAGATATCATTGACTCG GTTTCCAACCAATTAAACAGGTTGTATCTGAAGTTTCTTAAGAGGAATCCTGGTTATGATGGAAAG GTTTCTTTATATGGTCATTCATTAGGAAGTGTTCTCTCTTATGACATACTTTGTCACCAAGAGAAACTTTCATCTCCGTTTCCAATGGAATGGCTGTATAATGACCATAATACCCATGAAATTTCTCCCGAGGGAAATTCATCTTTGAGTTCAGGGGGGGAGGATTTAACCACAAACAACGAGGGTGTTTTGGTAATTCCTCCTGCAAGTGTTGACACAGAAGCTATGCTCCCTGAAACACATGCTCAAGAGTCTGAGAAGAATGATGATTTGGATGAATCCAGAAATGACGAGGGTGTTTTGGTAATTCCTCCAAGTGCTGACACAGAAGCTATACTCCCTGAAACACATGCTCAAGAGTCTGAGAAAAATGATGATTTGGATGAATCCACAGGCAGCAATAGTGAAACCATAACAAATCAAATTGATGAGGAAGTTAACAAAAATGATGAAGATGTAGTAATCAGATCATTGAAGGAAGAG ATTGATATTTTGAATGCCAGAATTAAAGAATTAGAATCACACAGAGTCGAAG AAAATAAGCAGGAAGCTTCAATTATGACAAATGAAAGTGGCTCCAAGAGTTCTACATCTTTAAAAAATGAAACAATGAAGAGTTATAGACCTTATATAAAGTACACCAAATTGCTGTTTAAG GTTGATACATTCTTTGCAGTGGGGTCTCCTCTTGGTGTATTTCTTGCCTTGCGAAATATACGTATTGGAGTTG GTAGAGGAAAAGATTACTGGGAAGATGAAACTATAAATGAAGAGATGCCATCTTGTCGCCAGATGTTCAACATTTTTCATCCTTATGATCCAGTGGCATACAG AATAGAACCACTTGTATGTAAAGAGCATATTGACAGGCATCCAGTGATTATTCCTTATCACAGAGGTGGAAAAAGGCTGCATGTTGGCTACCAG GAATTTGTAGAACAAGTTGCATTACGCTCTCAGGCTGTGGCTGACAACATTAGCCACTTAAGG GTTAAAGTACTGACAGCATGTCAATCAAGGGACAGTGATGGGCAAGAAG AAACATCAGAGGAAGCTGAAGAAAGAGGGAGACCATATGGTGCGATAATGATGGAGAGGATAACAGGGAGTGAAGATGGGCGAATTGATCATGTACTTCAA CTGTAG
- the LOC111883807 gene encoding phospholipase SGR2 isoform X1, translated as MAESSGKYEDAKTFAEMLRNTSSNIRRLADEIQQCEGRQKYLAQTGSPSDGGDVRWYFSKVPMAETELAAAVPITEVVGKGDYFRFGMRDSLAIEASFLQREEELLSNWWKEYGECSVGPKGSLSSIPESDPQSYDLPSSQSSKLYTDEEERVGVPVKGGLYEVDLLRRHSFPVYWNGDNRRVLRGHWFARKGSLDWLPLREDVAEQLEFAYRGKVWHRRTFQPSGLFAARVDMQGSTPGLHALFTGEDDTWEAWLYIGLSGFGSMVSFGVTGLKLRRGYARSQSAKPTQDELRQKKEEEMDDYCSQVPVRHLVFMVHGIGQSLQKANLVDDVGTYRQVTESLADLHLTNYQRESQRVLFIPCQWRKDLKLSGESAVERCTLPGVRGLRVTLSATVHDVLYYMSPIYCQDIIDSVSNQLNRLYLKFLKRNPGYDGKVSLYGHSLGSVLSYDILCHQEKLSSPFPMEWLYNDHNTHEISPEGNSSLSSGGEDLTTNNEGVLVIPPASVDTEAMLPETHAQESEKNDDLDESRNDEGVLVIPPSADTEAILPETHAQESEKNDDLDESTGSNSETITNQIDEEVNKNDEDVVIRSLKEEIDILNARIKELESHRVEENKQEASIMTNESGSKSSTSLKNETMKSYRPYIKYTKLLFKVDTFFAVGSPLGVFLALRNIRIGVGRGKDYWEDETINEEMPSCRQMFNIFHPYDPVAYRIEPLVCKEHIDRHPVIIPYHRGGKRLHVGYQEFVEQVALRSQAVADNISHLRVKVLTACQSRDSDGQEETSEEAEERGRPYGAIMMERITGSEDGRIDHVLQNKTFEHQYISAVGAHTKYWRDPDTALFILNHLYRNIPKEASKKNTNNTRITNQESDEKWEEVSDDEQLSLTFADEKLIRQFSDKAKKFTEN; from the exons ATGGCGGAAAGCAGTGGGAAGTATGAAGACGCAAAAACTTTTGCTGAGATGTTACGGAATACGTCGTCGAATATAAGGAGGTTAGCTGATGAGATACAGCAGTGTGAGGGGCGGCAGAAGTATCTTGCACAGACTGGAAGCCCGTCGGATGGGGGTGATGTTAGATGGTACTTTTCAAAGGTGCCAATGGCGGAAACTG AGCTAGCTGCTGCTGTCCCAATTACGGAAGTAGTAGGGAAAGGTGATTATTTTCGATTTGGTATGAGGGATTCTCTTGCAATAGAGGCATCGTTCTTGCAG AGAGAAGAGGAGTTGCTCTCTAATTGGTGGAAAGAGTATGGTGAATGTAGTGTAGGTCCAAAAGGGTCACTTTCATCCATTCCCGAATCAGATCCACAATCATACGATTTACCTTCCAGTCAATCAAGCAAACTATACACAGATGAAGAAGAGAGAGTTGGTGTCCCTGTGAAAGGAGGCTTGTATGAG GTAGACTTATTAAGAAGACATAGTTTTCCTGTTTATTGGAATGGAGACAATCGGCGTGTTCTAAGAGGCCATTGGTTTGCTCGTAAAGGGAGTCTTGATTGGCTTCCACTTCGTGAAGATGTTGCTGAACAGTTGGAGTTTGCTTATCGTGGCAAG gtttGGCACCGAAGAACATTTCAACCATCTGGATTATTTGCAGCCCGGGTTGATATGCAAGGGTCCACCCCa GGGCTGCATGCTCTTTTTACTGGAGAGGATGATACATGGGAGGCTTGGCTATATATTGGCTTATCTGGATTTGGTAGCATGGTTAGTTTTGGAGTGACTGGACTTAAGTTAAGGCGTGGGTATGCTCGATCACAATCAGCAAAGCCAACCCAG GATGAGTTACGCCAGAAGAAAGAGGAAGAAATGGATGATTACTGCTCACAG GTCCCAGTTCGTCATTTGGTATTCATGGTTCATGGCATTGGTCAAAGTTTACAGAAAGCAAATTTGGTTGATGATGTTGGCACTTATCGCCAAGTTACAGAAAGTCTTGCTGATTTACACCTAACAAATTATCAACGTGAATCCCAAAGAGTTCTTTTTATTCCATGTcag TGGAGGAAAGACTTAAAGCTGAGTGGTGAATCTGCTGTAGAAAGATGTACATTACCTGGTGTACGTGGATTAAGGGTGACATTGAGTGCAACTGTTCATGATGTGTTGTATTACATGAGTCCAATCTATTGCCAAGATATCATTGACTCG GTTTCCAACCAATTAAACAGGTTGTATCTGAAGTTTCTTAAGAGGAATCCTGGTTATGATGGAAAG GTTTCTTTATATGGTCATTCATTAGGAAGTGTTCTCTCTTATGACATACTTTGTCACCAAGAGAAACTTTCATCTCCGTTTCCAATGGAATGGCTGTATAATGACCATAATACCCATGAAATTTCTCCCGAGGGAAATTCATCTTTGAGTTCAGGGGGGGAGGATTTAACCACAAACAACGAGGGTGTTTTGGTAATTCCTCCTGCAAGTGTTGACACAGAAGCTATGCTCCCTGAAACACATGCTCAAGAGTCTGAGAAGAATGATGATTTGGATGAATCCAGAAATGACGAGGGTGTTTTGGTAATTCCTCCAAGTGCTGACACAGAAGCTATACTCCCTGAAACACATGCTCAAGAGTCTGAGAAAAATGATGATTTGGATGAATCCACAGGCAGCAATAGTGAAACCATAACAAATCAAATTGATGAGGAAGTTAACAAAAATGATGAAGATGTAGTAATCAGATCATTGAAGGAAGAG ATTGATATTTTGAATGCCAGAATTAAAGAATTAGAATCACACAGAGTCGAAG AAAATAAGCAGGAAGCTTCAATTATGACAAATGAAAGTGGCTCCAAGAGTTCTACATCTTTAAAAAATGAAACAATGAAGAGTTATAGACCTTATATAAAGTACACCAAATTGCTGTTTAAG GTTGATACATTCTTTGCAGTGGGGTCTCCTCTTGGTGTATTTCTTGCCTTGCGAAATATACGTATTGGAGTTG GTAGAGGAAAAGATTACTGGGAAGATGAAACTATAAATGAAGAGATGCCATCTTGTCGCCAGATGTTCAACATTTTTCATCCTTATGATCCAGTGGCATACAG AATAGAACCACTTGTATGTAAAGAGCATATTGACAGGCATCCAGTGATTATTCCTTATCACAGAGGTGGAAAAAGGCTGCATGTTGGCTACCAG GAATTTGTAGAACAAGTTGCATTACGCTCTCAGGCTGTGGCTGACAACATTAGCCACTTAAGG GTTAAAGTACTGACAGCATGTCAATCAAGGGACAGTGATGGGCAAGAAG AAACATCAGAGGAAGCTGAAGAAAGAGGGAGACCATATGGTGCGATAATGATGGAGAGGATAACAGGGAGTGAAGATGGGCGAATTGATCATGTACTTCAA AATAAAACATTTGAGCATCAATACATATCAGCTGTAGGGGCTCATAC AAAATACTGGAGGGACCCGGATACTGCACTGTTCATATTGAACCACTTGTATCGCAATATACCAAAAGAAGCAAGTAAAAAAAACACAAACAACACTAGAATTACAAATCAAGAAAGTGATGAAAAATGGGAAGAGGTGTCTGATGATGAACAGCTTTCTTTAACTTTTGCCGATGAGAAGTTGATTAGGCAGTTCTCGGATAAAGCCAAAAAGTTCACAGAAAATTGA
- the LOC111883883 gene encoding protein PGR — MEDQLVQVMIAVLISSLIALRAYRKNSLDVSGAFAGFFVMAVHLSVNYRFGAMLLAFFFTSSKLTKMGEDRKRTLDADFKEGGQRNWIQVLSNGGIASVLVIAFWGLTTSQDTCLDSKQSKIITALVGGLIGHYSCCNGDTWSSELGVLSDEQPRLITTFRPVRRGTNGGITKAGLVAAAAAGSVIGLAFILPGFFTKSCTNDAFLKQLFVIPLSAIAGLAGSLIDSILGATLQFSGFCSVRNKVVSKPGPTVKRISGLSILDNNGVNLVSVFLTSVLTSFICLYIF, encoded by the exons ATGGAGGATCAATTGGTTCAAGTGATGATCGCGGTGCTAATCTCATCCCTAATCGCCCTTAGAGCTTACAGGAAAAACTCTCTCGATGTTTCAGGCGCATTCGCCGGTTTCTTTGTCATGGCTGTTCATCTCTCCGTCAATTACAG ATTTGGAGCGATGTTGTTGGCTTTCTTCTTTACATCTTCGAAGCTTACTAAAATGGGGGAGGATAGAAAGCGGACTCTGGATGCTGATTTCAAGGAAGGAGGTCAACGAAATTG GATACAAGTTCTATCCAATGGTGGAATTGCTTCAGTTTTGGTTATAGCATTTTGGGGGTTGACAACATCACAGGATACCTGTCTGGACTCAAAACAATCAAAAATTATAACAGCTCTTGTTGGTGGCCTGATTGGTCATTACTCATGCTGCAATGGAGACACTTGGTCCTCTGAGCTTGGAGTACTCAGTGATGAACAGCCTCGGTTGATTACTACATTTAGG CCTGTTCGTAGGGGTACAAATGGTGGAATAACAAAAGCCGGACTTGTAGCAGCTGCAGCAGCAGGAAGTGTGATTGGATTAGCATTTATTTTACCAGGATTTTTCACAAAAAGTTGCACCAATGATGCCTTCTTGAAGCAGCTATTTGTCATACCTCTTTCTGCCATAGCAGGACTTGCAGGAAGCTTAATCGATTCCATTTTAGGAGCAACTCTGCAATTTAGTGGTTTCTGCAGTGTTCGTAACAAG GTTGTATCGAAACCGGGACCCACAGTGAAGAGGATCTCGGGGCTCAGTATACTTGACAACAATGGTGTGAATCTCGTATCGGTATTTTTAACTTCAGTGCTTACCTCTTTCATCTGCTTATACATCTTCTGA